The region AAGATCGGAGACTTTGGCATCTCCAAAATCTTGAGCAGCAAGAGTAAAGCCTACACGGTGGGTGGCCTGGCTTTGCAGGGGAGCTACTTACCACCATGGCAGCAGGCTGGAAACTCGGGACTTGGCTCACAGTAGTCTCTTGGAAGCTGCTGTAGGCAGCGAGGTTGGATATAGCATGCTTGCAGCAGGCCACATCCACGTGCCACAGTGCTGCTTTGCTTCTTGAAGTTTATACAGGCTGATTGTCTTCACGCCCAAGTTTGTTGCAGCTCTGTGGGCTGCAAAAACGTGAGAAAGATGTGCCTGCCCATGCCTGGGAGAGCCTAGGTGTCTGGACCCACTGGTGAGGGTAGATAGAGTTCCTCCCACTGTCACAGTGGGAGGGGTGATGTTTGCAGGATCGTCTGACACGTACTTGGCAACTGAATTCCTGCCCGTGCCCCGCCGTTCTGCCTTGTCTTAATCTCCTCTCTCTGCTTGAGACTTGGGTATCATTCGCCACCTGGTCTAATCTGACTAGACGTTTATATCACGCTCGTTGCTCTGGGCTCTGATTCTCTCAAGTGGATAGGAGCAAAATTAGAGGTGATCTCTGTATGTGGAAGGGAGGTCACCAGAAAAGCAAATCTGCGTGTTTTTTACTGAGATTGTCAGGCAGATGTTGACACCAGAGAACAAAAGCTCAGCTCTGCTAAGCTTTGGTTGGTGGTGCTCTAGCCAGCCTGCGCACTGGGCTCTAAATTGAGCCTTTCTCTTTCCACCTCGCTGCCCCAGTTTCACAGCATCACGGTAAATTTCTTTGTCTCTTCTAGGTTGTGGGAACTCCGTGCTacatctccccagagctctgTGAAGGGAAGCCTTACAACCAGAAGAGTGATATCTGGGCTTTGGGCTGCGTGCTGTACGAACTCGCCAGCCTCAAGAGGGCTTTCGAAGCTGCGGTAAGAGGGAGAGGGTTTACATGTAGCACAGGGAGCCGTGGCCTCTTACAGAGGTGAAAATGTATGCTTGGATCACTCTTCTCACTGAGCCTGGAGGTGTGAAGGCAGAGGGCAGTGCTGAGAACTTCTCGCTCCTTGGCCTCACCTCTGACTGCCCAGCCACTGTATGTCTCTCTCTCTCGTTCTCTCTCCAGAATCTTCCTGCCTTAGTATTGAAGATCATGAGCGGGACGTTTGCCCCAATATCGGATAGATACAGCCCCGACCTGCGCCAGCTCATCCTCAGCATGCTGAACCTGGATCCTTCCAAGCGGCCCCAGCTGAATGAGATCATGGCCCAGGCCATCTGCATTCGGCCCCTTCTGAACCTCTACACCGATGTAGGCAGTGTCAAAATGAGAAGGCAAGTGATTCTGCCACCTAAGTGTCCCTTGGGAGGAGCTGCCACAGCCCACAACGTGTCTGACCGGCTGACTGGCTCTGTTAGGAGCTCTGAAGAGAGCGTCGTCCCCATGCAGCTCTCCTGCGTTACCCAATGTGCAGCTGCTGCGGGCCGAGCCTGGCCCAGTGGCTCGGGGCCACGGCAGGTGTGGGCTTGTCATTACAGTAACAGCGAATAGAGTTGTGAGCTCAGGGGGAAGCAAACTAATGCCAACTCCCCTCTCTCAGGTGGTTTAAAGCACCTACCGAGGCAATTCTGTGAGCTATTCAGCCATGGCTTATGCTGTAGCTCTGCCCAGACTGTGATTGAGGGCTCTGCAGGACCTCTGGGGTCGAGCTGACATTAAGGACTGAATTTTGTTTTGGCAGGCCTGAAAAGCCCTTGGCTCCAGTGCCGACAGTGACCCATAGCCGGACGGGGGGACGAGTGAGCAGTGCCAGGCCCAGGGGTGAGTCCTGGCACGGTGTGTTCAACACAGCTCCATTTGGAAGGACCCTTTCCCTTGGATGTCAGGGGATCAGAGAGGCACCCGAGCTTCTGGAGAGAGGAAGTTAAGAGACTTCAACTTCCTTGAGCCCTGGAGGAGCCCATGGGCACCTTGGCTCTGGGGACCAAGCAGCGCTCTTTCTCCAGCTGCCTCTTCTAGGTTTTTGAACCCTTGAATCAAGTCTCTGCTGTTCCCAGCAAAGGCTGAGAACCAgctgggggtgctgaggggggaTGTGGCAGCGCTGGGCAGTGCAGCTGGCACTGGTAACAATTAGCTAGATCTGTTGTGGTGCCACTTCCCCCAATTCTGGGATAAAATACAAAGAGCTGTTCCCATGTGCTTCTCTCAGCCCTGGCTGggagctccccagcagccccttgCCAGCCTTGGACCGGTGCTGGTCTGGCTCTGctggctggcaggcagctctgctggcaccCAGACTGGGTGGCTGCTGTCATTTCTCCTCCTGTGGGAAGAGAGTCAAAGCTCTGTGTTCACAATTTCTCTTTGACCCACAGGTGTTCGAGGTGGTTCAGCCAGGACAGGAATCCCTCCTCCGCTGTCGTCCATCTACACCTGGGGGAGCGGGATCACCACCCCCCTGCGCCTGCCCATGCTTAACACCGAAGTGGTGCAGGTCTCTGCTGGCAGGACGCAGAAGGCTGGGGTCACCAAATCGGGGCGGCTCATCATGTGGGAGGTGAGTGATGAGGCAACTGGGGCAGGTAGTGGCCGTGAAAGGCTCAGATATGAGATTTCTGAGGAGGAGATATTTCTGCTCAGTGCGTAGGCCCTGGTGCTGCGTCGCCCAGGACCACGGTCCAGTCCAGCGTGCGGGTAACACTCCTCAGCCTGTGGGAAGGGGCGCATCTGAGTTCTCCAACCCAGCTCTTGCTGCACAGAGGTGCAGCAGCTGACGTGGCTTCTCTCCGCCAGGCTCCTCCGATGGGTGCTGCGGGAGGCCCTTCTCTCCCAGGAGCCACCGAGCAGCTCCAGCCTCAGTTTGTGTCTCGCTTTCTGGAGGGCCAGTCTGGCGTGACCATCAAGCACGTGTCCTGCGGTGATCTCTTCACAGCCTGCCTCACAGgtgagctgctgcctcctgccttcGCTCGGCTGAGTCCCAGACGCCTCTGCATGGCAGCTGGCCTGCAAATGCAGCATGACTGCCTGGGGAGCCTGCTCAGAGAGGAACCCGAGAGATGCACTGAGCTGGCGTGACACAAAGGCCTCTGTGGCCTCTCACGTAACATCGGGTGGGGGTCAGAAATGGCAGGCATGGTCCTCTTATGATGCCACACTGGTCAGCTTGGTCCCAGAGGTCTGTGTGGTGTGGGGAGGGCCACAGATCACCCCTGTTTGTTGTCCTGGCTGCACTGGTCACCTGAAGCCACAACTGGCCTGTACAGTGGGGACTGCAGTGTGAGGAGTGTCTGGGAAGTTCAGGGTTTCTCTGTCACATACTCTGTGACTGTGACACAGACACCAGCAGTGACCAGCGGTGACTGGCGTTGCAGTGAGGAGTCAGCATGAGCTCCTGCGTGGCCGGTTGTCCTCAGCTGCAGGAAGGCAGGGTCTGAAGCCCCCTTAGAGTGGGTCAGGAGGCGTTTTGGCTGGGAGTGGAGCATGCGCACCAGCCCGAGGCCGTGTTTGTGGAGCAAAGTCCTCCCAGTGGTCCTCTGGGAGCCGAGCCCTGTTTGAACTTCTGCTGGGGATCAGGGCAGCAAATGACAGATATGCAACTGGCAAACTTTGTAGGCATGTGTTTTTCCTACCTCTCCATGGCGTTTCCTGCCACCCCTGTGCTGGGCGGCTGCTCAGTGAGTGCCTCCGTGTATTTTAACACCTCGACAGACCGTGGAGTTAGCAGCTCCTGCGCACACAGCTGCAATAATGTTATCTCAGCGCTCTCCTATCATCTGCTGTTCCTTTGGTGAGTTGTCACCGTGCATTGAAGCTGCCGCTCTCTGGAAGCTCGCTGAAGGCCTCTAGCCCCCCCCAGCAAGTTATGAGTCAGAGTGGGTCCAAGCAGAGCCGCTGTCCTGGGAGCCACGGGCTGTGCGTGCCTTGCAGGGCCTCACGTGTGCCAGTAACAtgacttctttctgcttttccagacagGGGGATAATCATGACTTTCGGCAGCGGCAGCAATGGCTGTTTGGGGCACGGAAACTTCACGGACGTAAGCCAGGTTTGTCGTGAGGGTGCTGGGCGCCTTGTTCCCCCAAGGTAGAGGATGGATCGTGCCTTCTGCACCATGTGAGAAGGCTCATCCTAGCTCCAGGGATATGCATCCCAGGCGTGCTCCGGCATCCGAcgccctccccctcctccccctgtcACTGCgggttttaaaaaacccaacctgcctctctctttctctcttcccccccctaCACAATGATCCCTTTGAGCGTGGGGGAAGTCAAGAGCTGCCTTGTGGTTGCTGTTGGCAGGCACCCAGCTTGGAGGCTGCCTCCAATCACACACCTGCCTGCTTCACTCTtggcctgcagctgccagggttcactgagaaaagttatttttcaaaagagCCAGTATTTAAAGAAGAGCTGTGCGTTTCCGATTGGCTCGGAGCACTGGGGCTGAGGGCCCAGTCGCTCCCTTCCAGCTTCTTCCTTGCCTGCCCTCGGATGTGGCAGCAGCCGATGGCTTCCAGCCGAGCCTGGGGACTGGTTGCCATTTGTCACTGTGGTCAGCTTGCTCCTTCATTCCTGCTCGGTCCGGAGCTGAGCTGCTCGGTGCTTATTGcctgggggggaggtggggggagaccAATTGGGAGCAGCAGCCAGGTCTCAACAAATGGTGCTTTTCATTGAAGAAGATAATGAGAATGAGACTCGCTATGGCGGGGTGTCAGATCTAACAGCAGGTCACAGCAGGGGCTGGGCGAAATGTGGAGATCCCGGTCCCTCCACACCCTAACGAATATGTAGCCGATAGCTCGCAGCTCCTCTGCACAAGAGCCTTTCAGCCAACGCATCCTGCACCAAGCCCCTGCCTGCTCAGAGCGTGCGTTAACAGCCCCTGGCACTCCCCACATGGGCAGGGGGGCGAATCCCAACCCTTCGGCTGAACCTATTCCCTCTCCAAACCGTTGTGCTGGCTGCTTTCTCGCTTTCTTCCGCCCCAGAGATGTTTGCATTATCTTCTGTGCTATGTGCACGTAGTCTCTAAACCCTTTGAAGActgtttggaacaaaaaaaaaaaaaaaaagatattctctGGTGTTTGTGTTGGATGAAAACTGGGATGCTGCCAGCGTTGTGTTGAGACTGGGGGGCCcgggtgggagggatgggagcaGCCGGGCAGGGTGGGAGGTCTCGGCTGacggctgctgctcttcccctgccagcCCAAGATCGTGGAGGCCCTGCTGGGCTACGAGATGGTGCAGGTGGCCTGTGGCGCGTCTCACGTCCTGGCGGTTTCCAATGAACGGGAAGTGtttgcctggggcaggggggataaTGGTAAGAGATGTCTGCTTTGCAAAACAGAGGGCTTGTGCTTTCCATTGCCTGTTCCCACTCCCCTCGCTGGCCCCGCTTGCCCACAGTCCTCTCCAGATGTGCCAGGCTAGGTGGGTGTGGAAGAGTTGCAGCTGCTTCACCGCATACCAGGGCCCCCCTGCTTTGGGTTTCGCTGCCTTCTATGGCAATAGGTCCCAGGCTGGGCTCTTGCGGCAGCTATGTTGATGCTATTGCTAATGGGGTTTGCTCAGTTTGTGTGTTGCCATCAGTTGTGTCCTGCTTTGTTCCTCCTGCCAGGTCGGCTTGGGCTGGGTACCCTGGAGTGCCACAACTCCCCCCAGCAGGTCACAGTCCCGCTGGAGCATGAGGCTCGGAGGGTCATCTGCGGCATCGATTCCTCCATGGTCCTCACAGTGAAGAACCAGATTCTTGCTTGCGGGAGCAACAGGTAAAGGGGTGAGGGTCTGTGCTCCGGAGCTTGCCTACAGCCTCCTGGGACTGTCCATGTGTGTCCAGCCCAGGAAGAGGGAGCAAGGGGCTCTAGAAGACATCTCTGTGTGATCCTGCTCCCCAGCATCTTGCTGCCGGTGGTGCGGTTATGCTAGGGCAGGCTTTGTCTCTGCGGGATCTGTGCCAGGCTGCATTTGTCCAGCGCTGAACTGTGCTTTTCTCTGTGCAGGTGTAACAAGCTGGGCCTAGATCGGATCAGCTCAGCAGAAGAGCCTTCCCCAGAGGACCAGGTGGAAGAAGCCACCGTGTTCACCTGTGCCCAGTCAGCCCCCTTGAACCATGAGCCAATTGTGTGTGCTGACATCGGTACAGCACACTCGGCTGCAGTCACAGGTGAGGAGTGTGTGTCCAAATCCCTGAGGGGGGACCTGCGTTTTCACTGTCCTCCTCCTGGCTCCATTTCCCATGGGCAGAGGCTTCAGAGAGGCTTATGAGGCACCCTGCTCCCCGTGTTGGAGCTCTGTGGAGCAGGAGGTTCGGCATGGTAGACAGCGAAGAGCTTCAGGGGCTTCAGTGCATCATCTGTTGTTGCATTAGTTGTTTCTCTTGTCTCTTCTCAGCTTCTGGTCAGTGTTACACCTTTGGGAGCAACCAGCACGGGCAGCTGGGCACCAACTCCTGCCGCAACAGCCGCGTACCCCACCTGGTTGTGGGGCTCCAGGCGATGAAGGTCACCGTGGTGGCTTGTGGGGATGCCTTCACCGTGGCCATCGGAGCAGGTGAGGCTGAAGCCCCTGTATCCTGGTCTGCAGCACACCCTGGCTTTCCTCTGCCTACAGTCCATGCTGTGGCCAAGGCAAGCCTTGGAGATAGCCCAGGGCAGTACTGGGGAGATGGGAGGCTGGTTTGCTGGTGAGCTCTGTGTGCAGCAAGGGGTATATATCCTCCTGCAGACGGCGAGGTGTGCACGTGGGGGAAAGGAGCCAGGGGACGCCTGGGCAGGAAGGACGAGGAAACAGGAGCCCCAAGGCCAGTGCAGCTGGAGGAGACGCATCCATACCTGGTGACCTCCGTAGCCTGCTGCCACGGGAACACGCTGCTGGCAGTAAAGCGTGAGTAGAGGCTTTGTTACTCTTATTTCTGTCATGAGGGCCCAGCCAGACACAACGCCTTGTGACCGGAGCTGTACCAAGTCACCCTGGCACATAAGCTCTGTGTTATTCTACTCTCTCTCGAGCTGTAGATGAACAGAAATAACTCAAAACCCATAAAAATTCCCTTTCTGCTATGCAGCACTGTGAAACTGCCACTTCCACTGGGCTGTGAGAGCAGAGGGACAGCAGAAATGGTCTTGTGCACTCCCAGACAAGTGGAGTGGCCAAGCTGTGGGCGGTGGGGAGCTGGTATGCGGGCAGTCCACCGAGTATCCTAAAAGAGCAGCTTTCTAATTGGTGCTGCTGAAATAGAAGCTGAGATTTGAGGCGTCATTTTGGCTGCTGGCTTTCCATTGTGGTTTGGAAAAGATAGCGATGGTTTTGTGGTTCTTCTCTGCTTGGGCCAAAGGCGGCATCGTTGCATGGTTAAAACGTGCCCATGGGGTGACCTGCCCTTCCGTTGCCTGGATGTATGATGGGAGCCTGGCCCAGACTGCTGGAGGggcctttcttcctcctctgccggGCTGATTATGGCCTCAGCGCTGGGCTGAGGGATTCCAGTCCCAGCCCACTTCAAGGAGGCTAATTACACCCCGGAGGGGAGGAGGCCCGGCTGACTGCCCCAGCGCAGCGAAATCAGCCGTGGCTCCCGTTCCTCCCCTGTGAGCGCCGAGCTCTCACGTGATGCGCGCTGCCATGTGAAGGGGAGAGGGAATGGCTGAGTCCCCGGGCTTGGGAACAAGTAGGGCATTTGTCACGGGAGTAAAAGGGTTTTGTTTCTGCAGGAAGGCTgcaggctgctctccccttccgcTGCCGGAGTCACCCCGCGCTCCGTGGCAGCTGGTTTCTGGGCTCCCACCTGCAGCAGTGTAAGAGCAGAGACTGAGTGCGTAGCCCCCACTGTAGCCCCACTGCTGTCCCTCTGCACTGCCCAGTCCAAAACCTCAACTCGCCGGTACCGGGAGTACAAACTCGGCAGCAGTGGCGTCGGGGCAGCAGCCTCGCCTGCTCCAGCGTTCCTCAGTAACCGGAGCGCATCCAGAGCTCTGTAAAAAGCTGAGATCTGATTTTGGGCTTTCACACAGCTCGGTTTGCCTAGAAACTTCTCCAAAGAGAACACAAGAGCCGGTGACACGTTTGATGTCATTGCAGCTGTCAGCTCTGGCTGTGATCTGGCCCGGAGAGGGTGCTGGCACAGGCGAGCGGTGCTTCACCTTTTGGGGCAGCAGTTCTCCACCGCTCTGCGGTTTCCTCCCGTGCAGCCAACGCTGGTTTTGACTGGCTTGGGCTTCTGCCCACTTTATCGTGAGGCTGCTGCTGCGCCCTTCTCTCAACCTCACTGCAAACACAGGAATAACTGGGAGAAGCCAGGtgtgctggagaggaggaggagggcacgAGCGTCAAAAGATTGCATTTCCTCCTGCTTGGGCTCTGTGTGCTGGGCATTGCCTCTTCCCGAGGCCTTGCAGATGCTTCCTAGGGTAGCAGGACAGGTATTGCGGTGCCCATCTGTCCCGTATCTGgcctgtgtggggcagggcatTCCTCACTGTAGCTTCATCGAAATGGTGGCTTCCAGCTTATTCTTGGTCCTTGCCCTTTGTGTTTCAGCTGCCGTGGAAGAGTCACCTGCCCAGTGAGTTTGAGTTGAGAGGGGCCATATCCAGCCTCGTCGTGCAGATGTGGAAGCACCTCTGGCTGCCTGGCATGCCTGTCCTCTCGCTGCTGCCCGCTGCGGCCTGGCTCGGACCCGCGTCCGCGAACACGGGAGCTCCTCCGCTGCGGTCTGGAAACAGGGAGCTCCTAACGATGGTTCCCACGGAACCGGAGCCGGTCTCACTTACCGAATCAACGCGGGTCGCTGTGAACCTCCAGTGCCCGAGAGCTGCTGCCGTGGGGCAGACGTCCCCGGAGCTCGGGGGTCTGTGTTCAGGGGGTCACGCTGGGGCTCTGCCCCTCCCCGCTAGAAGTGCCTGTGTGGAAGGGTGAGGAGCACAGAGGTTGTTTTCCTCCGTGGAAACTGTCTCTGGTTACAAAGCCCAGGCTGACAGCTCGGTGTCTGAGAGAGCTGTCAGCCTTTGCACAGCAGCGTCTGGAGTTAGGGCCCCAGGCGTTATGCTGGGTGACTAAGTGCAAACCTCTTTTCTAATTAGAGAAGTCTGTcctttcccaccaccaccccccccccttaaaaCGTTTCGCCCGTTTGTTGAGCTCTTCATCACGCTTTTGAGGGTCCTGGCCTGCACGGCTGGCTGAACCCGGCACGAGCAGCATCCCCGTGCGGCGCAGCCCGGCTCGCTCTCCCGAAATGCTGCCTGGCGCTTTCCAATTACAGCCTCCCCTGGCCCCCGGAGCTCATCGGAGGATCCTCCAGCTGACGTTTGTCCTCAGGCCCCTAAATCCTGTTGCTGACCAGCTCACTGGCTCCCAGCTGAGCTAGTGGAAGGCAGCAAAACACAGCCAGTGATTGTCACTAATTGAAGTTTTTTAACCCAGATCTCTCCAGGGAGATGATGAGTTTTCACCAGGGATCCTTTCTGCAGGCGGGAGGGGGCATATCACCATGTCACAGGCAGGAGTTATGGTTTTTATCTCCAGAAGGGtcgtttcctttcctttttttctcctcctcttttctttttttaacttacatCTGCCCTGGGCCATTTTTTGATGAGCTTCTGTCTCTGATCTGTCTGACATTGCAAATGCTCTTGCCTTTCACATCCATCTTTGTGCTGTTGCCAATCTGTTGTGTATAAAGTCAGTGCTTTCATAAGCTGGCTGAGATGAAATCTCTCTAATTATTTTTGTgattctttcctgttttcaatgAGGGAAACCTCGACGGGCTCTGGTAGAAGCCGACTGATCCCTCTGTCATGTGAAAGGTAATGAATTTCTGCAGGTCTCATGCTCTTTCCTCCCTCGCCTCCCGGGCTCcggctggggaagggagcaggtCCCGTCCAGCCGGGAGAGGCGGGTGCAGCCCTGACTGCAGACGCGGCCTCCCTCTTTGGCTCCTGGCGGGGTGGGTGCATGGGTTTTTCCCTGCCGTTTTTGTTTCTTGTGGAGCTGCCTTTGCAGGCGGTTACACCCTGCTATCCCAGGAAGCCGACTTGCATTCAAAGGCTCTGCCAGTCCCTTGGCACTGGCTTTGTGCTGCAGGTTACAGGGACGGCTCCGGCAGCCCGGTCTTGGTGGAGGGGAAGGTGTTCTCCTCTCCCAGAACAACCTGGGCACCAGAATAATTGCAGGGCTGGGTTAAATTGCCTCGAAGCCCCTCTGGGccgctgcctctcctccctgcgCTGAGCTGGCAGCACCAGCTCCCGCAGCACCAGATTTCCCTTGGCGGTGTCGTGCTCGGCTTTCGGGGCTCCCCTCACTCTACAGCCCATAAGAAGGGGCTGGTTTTCCTGCTACAGCCTCGCCAGGGCCGAGGGGCAGCTCGGGACAGGCAGGACagagggctctgccacccttCACCTTGTCAATGGTGGCACCAAAAACGCCACCGCTCCAAGGGCCACGTGCAGCCCCAAGAGCTGGGCTCCCCCTTCTCCAGCTGGGCTGCCAAATCCAGGGGTGAGCCCGCTGGCATTGGGTGGGTTGTTTTATGGCTTCATGATGCCTTTGcacggcagcgctggggctggagGCGTCGCAAGCTCAGGTTATTGGGACCCTTCGCGCCGGGCAGGGGGAACCAGTATGGACCAGCGTGCTTTGTGCTGGGTTGGGGGCTCGTGGCGAGGGCTGGAGAGCCCTCGGGATTTTGCAGCCTGTGCGCTCGGTGCAGGATTTCAGCTGTGAAGCCCAGCGAAGATGATTTGAATAATTTAATACCGGGCTGTGACCAAGCCTGGCGAAAGGGTAAAGGAAACAAAGAGGCCCCCAGCCCCGAGCAACAATAGCTCTTGAAACGACAAGCCGAGGCATGTCCGCGCTGCCGGAGGCAGAAAGCAGCCCGGGCAAATAGGCCAGTTGCATTCCTCACGTCTGCTGCTTTGTTTCCCTGCAGAAGCTCCCGGTGAAAACTGCAGGTCTCAGGGCTTCTCCCTTTATCCTGGTTTTGTTCCCGCGTCCCGCCGAGGCGGTGGTGGATGAGCCGCATCGCCGTGGCTCTTCCTGCTAAGGaagggagcgggcaggggaggcGATGCGGGGACGAGGCTGCCTGCTCTTGTGCATCGCAACGGGTGCGGGTCCCCTCTGGTCATTGTCACCCAGGGAAAGCCCATCCGTGTTCCCGTGCTCCATAACGTCCTGCTGAGCTGGGACCACCGCTGTCAGCAGGAAACAGCCCAAACCGCCTGCTGATGCCGGAGCTGTTTTGATTTGATTCCGGCACCTCTGTCGTGGTCGTATCCCCGTTCCCACGAGGCTTGGCAGAAGGTGCGGCTGCCGTCCGTCTGTCCAGCCGCCCCGCTGCCCTTaccccccccgccttccctgGCCACGAGTCCCCAGAAGCAGGGAGAAGACTCTCCCCGCTCCTTTCCCCGGGGCGAAACACTCCACCTTCACTTCTTTAGAAGCCGGAGTGCTGGTTTTCTCTCCCTCCGGTTTAAACACGAGGCAGACGGATAGAGCAGGGgcgcagggcagggagaggctggggggagaaggcaggaggccTCCCCGAGCCCAGATGGATTCAAGGACTGACCTGTcatgggggggacggggaacATATCGCCTGTACAAAGGGAATTGCCCTGCCCGGAGGTTGTGCGTCGCCTTTGTGTGAGACAAACGCCTGGCTGTGATGTTGAGTGCGAGGAGGGTGttagggagaaggggaaaaggaggggatcTTTGTTTGCAGGGTCTGACACCTCCCAGCCGTCCTGCCGGCACTGCCAGCGCCTTCTGATGGCTTTGTCAGCTCCTGGCTAATTAGCGGAGGTGCTCTTTAGTGAGGGTTAGggaagaaaaatttttaaaacatcaaagagAAGCAGTAAATAGTGATAAAACTCGGCTGTTTCGTTCCTGTCATTGGAGACGCAGGCTTTCTGAGCTGCCAGGAGTGCTGCGTCCTATGCCTTCTGCGGGGGAGCCCTGGGgagtcccccccggccccccgggacaATGACACACGGGGCCGAGGGCTCGTCCTTTTGGCTGGAACCCGGTCCCGTAGCGGTGTCCAGGGACGGTTTTTAGACAGGGCCGGGTCACAGCGTGTCGGGGCGGGTGTCTGGGGCAGCGCCTTTCTCCTGTTGGGAGGGGAGCCTGGCTCCGGGGCGTTGCGGTGACTTAGTGGCAGAACCAGATGGACAGCGGGGCTGAATATAGatcctgccctgggggggggtgggtcacAGCTCTGAGCAAACCGAGCCAAGAGCATCGCCACCCCAGGCTGTCACCCCCACGGCAGCCCGGAGGTGCACCCCGCTGCTCTCTGAACGTTGCCCACCGTCGTTTGTTTTCACGCGTTGGGTTTCCAGGTTCTCTGGGAGCTGGTTAAAGTTTAGCTCGCTGCTCTCCCCCCATCCGAGCAGGCTGACGGCTAAGTCGCATCCCTCGGAAAAGACCCCCGCGGTGGCTGTTCATGCTCGACATACTCCGGTACAAGCTTCCCCGCTATTTGGGTGTCAGGAGCTGTTTGCGGCTCAGGCTGTGGCAGGGTAACCTGTTATCCCTCAGGGTAACCCCCGAAATCAGCCACCCGTCCCCTTGTTGGCGGCTCCGGCAGCGAGAGCGGGCAGGCTGCCCgcctttctccccccccgcccccgggctgctggaggattttattttaagcagaGCCTCTCGGGGAGAAGAGTAACGTGAGCTCCTTGAGTGACAAGTGATAGAGCTTGACTTGCTTAGCGTGTCCCCCAGGAATCCCTCTCCTCTGCCATTTGCTAATTGAAAACTGCTAACATTTGGGTCTGGAGCAACTGCCGCCCTTAATGGGAAGCTGGCTGGAGCGCGCGTTGGTGGGACTAACACATGCTCGCAGCCTGTCATCTGCTCCTCTCCATCTCTAGGGAAAGGGGCAAATACTCCCATATGCTGCTCCGGTTTCTGAAAGAGTGAAGTGGGGGCTGGAGccagacaggattttttttttttttcttttattctccctTTTCCAAGCCCCTGCTCAGAGGTTAGAGACTGCGGGCCGG is a window of Larus michahellis chromosome 7, bLarMic1.1, whole genome shotgun sequence DNA encoding:
- the NEK8 gene encoding serine/threonine-protein kinase Nek8 isoform X1 — its product is MSKDERLAAQNECQVLKLLSHPNVIEYYENFLEDKALMIAMEYAPGGTLAEFIHKRCNSLLDEDTILHFFVQILLALHHVHTKQILHRDLKTQNILLDKHRMIVKIGDFGISKILSSKSKAYTVVGTPCYISPELCEGKPYNQKSDIWALGCVLYELASLKRAFEAANLPALVLKIMSGTFAPISDRYSPDLRQLILSMLNLDPSKRPQLNEIMAQAICIRPLLNLYTDVGSVKMRRPEKPLAPVPTVTHSRTGGRVSSARPRGVRGGSARTGIPPPLSSIYTWGSGITTPLRLPMLNTEVVQVSAGRTQKAGVTKSGRLIMWEAPPMGAAGGPSLPGATEQLQPQFVSRFLEGQSGVTIKHVSCGDLFTACLTDRGIIMTFGSGSNGCLGHGNFTDVSQPKIVEALLGYEMVQVACGASHVLAVSNEREVFAWGRGDNGRLGLGTLECHNSPQQVTVPLEHEARRVICGIDSSMVLTVKNQILACGSNRCNKLGLDRISSAEEPSPEDQVEEATVFTCAQSAPLNHEPIVCADIGTAHSAAVTASGQCYTFGSNQHGQLGTNSCRNSRVPHLVVGLQAMKVTVVACGDAFTVAIGADGEVCTWGKGARGRLGRKDEETGAPRPVQLEETHPYLVTSVACCHGNTLLAVKPAVEESPAQ
- the NEK8 gene encoding serine/threonine-protein kinase Nek8 isoform X2: MEKYERIRVVGRGAFGIVHLCLRKADQKLVILKQIPVEQMSKDERLAAQNECQVLKLLSHPNVIEYYENFLEDKALMIAMEYAPGGTLAEFIHKRCNSLLDEDTILHFFVQILLALHHVHTKQILHRDLKTQNILLDKHRMIVKIGDFGISKILSSKSKAYTVVGTPCYISPELCEGKPYNQKSDIWALGCVLYELASLKRAFEAANLPALVLKIMSGTFAPISDRYSPDLRQLILSMLNLDPSKRPQLNEIMAQAICIRPLLNLYTDVGSVKMRRPEKPLAPVPTVTHSRTGGRVSSARPRGVRGGSARTGIPPPLSSIYTWGSGITTPLRLPMLNTEVVQVSAGRTQKAGVTKSGRLIMWEAPPMGAAGGPSLPGATEQLQPQFVSRFLEGQSGVTIKHVSCGDLFTACLTDRGIIMTFGSGSNGCLGHGNFTDVSQPKIVEALLGYEMVQVACGASHVLAVSNEREVFAWGRGDNGRLGLGTLECHNSPQQVTVPLEHEARRVICGIDSSMVLTVKNQILACGSNRCNKLGLDRISSAEEPSPEDQVEEATVFTCAQSAPLNHEPIVCADIGTAHSAAVTASGQCYTFGSNQHGQLGTNSCRNSRVPHLVVGLQAMKVTVVACGDAFTVAIGADGEVCTWGKGARGRLGRKDEETGAPRPVQLEETHPYLVTSVACCHGNTLLAVKPAVEESPAQ